The following coding sequences are from one Nitrospira sp. CR1.1 window:
- a CDS encoding c-type cytochrome, with the protein MGNVIKKMVVGIVIGGILFGATKALDFPFVFQALFFGYAILGALVFMILDLPTLKPFGGVKAVGALLVFYAILSVVFIAGASAWPQYDPEDEKGKIEKILKPKREHYEAGKVDVLMQRAKALDEKAKELTARLQALGAGQAPADQKAGGESAPTSTAASSGDIAKLGEEQWQLQECYNCHKLNGEGGKKRGPELDNIGNLLPAAEIARKIIDPKSYKAEGFDQEYDKGKMPDKYKDLMELKDIDALAAWLAGYKNASVNTPKPIKMK; encoded by the coding sequence ATGGGAAACGTGATTAAAAAAATGGTTGTGGGCATTGTGATCGGCGGGATCTTGTTCGGCGCCACCAAGGCGCTGGACTTCCCCTTCGTCTTTCAGGCGCTGTTTTTTGGTTATGCCATCCTAGGCGCCCTTGTCTTCATGATTCTCGATCTTCCGACGTTGAAGCCCTTTGGTGGCGTGAAGGCCGTCGGGGCACTCCTCGTGTTTTATGCCATATTGTCTGTGGTGTTTATCGCTGGCGCTTCCGCGTGGCCGCAGTACGATCCGGAAGATGAGAAGGGGAAGATCGAAAAAATTCTGAAGCCGAAGCGCGAACACTATGAAGCCGGTAAGGTGGATGTGCTCATGCAGCGCGCCAAAGCTTTGGATGAAAAAGCCAAAGAGTTGACTGCTCGATTGCAGGCCTTGGGTGCGGGGCAGGCTCCTGCGGACCAGAAGGCCGGAGGGGAAAGTGCGCCGACCTCGACCGCTGCCTCTTCCGGTGACATCGCCAAATTGGGTGAAGAGCAATGGCAATTGCAGGAATGTTACAACTGCCACAAGCTTAACGGTGAAGGCGGTAAGAAGCGCGGCCCTGAATTGGATAACATTGGGAACCTCTTGCCTGCAGCAGAAATTGCTAGAAAGATCATCGATCCAAAAAGTTACAAGGCGGAAGGATTCGATCAAGAGTACGACAAGGGGAAGATGCCTGATAAATACAAAGACCTCATGGAGCTCAAGGATATCGATGCGTTGGCGGCCTGGCTGGCCGGTTATAAGAATGCTTCGGTGAATACTCCGAAGCCGATCAAGATGAAGTGA
- a CDS encoding c-type cytochrome has translation MKHAGMKRLALMVGILGFGFGVVGCGGGEGGGEGPVVPPPPAPAEYADKHMPAGWWTDPKILEEGKELYIGGKNPDVNCASCHGKDGKPVKAGARDFRNGDRMKMYSDSVWFWRISEGVPNTKMKPWKSKLSEEDRWKILAFERSFGLSGKGWDANKKDWVPADQVK, from the coding sequence ATGAAACACGCAGGCATGAAGAGATTGGCTCTGATGGTCGGCATTCTTGGCTTTGGTTTTGGTGTCGTGGGATGTGGTGGCGGTGAAGGCGGCGGCGAGGGCCCGGTTGTTCCGCCACCCCCTGCTCCTGCGGAATATGCCGATAAGCATATGCCTGCCGGTTGGTGGACGGATCCGAAGATCCTGGAAGAGGGTAAGGAGTTGTATATCGGCGGTAAGAATCCCGACGTCAACTGTGCCAGCTGTCACGGCAAGGATGGTAAGCCGGTGAAGGCCGGTGCGCGCGACTTCCGCAACGGCGATCGTATGAAGATGTATTCGGACTCCGTGTGGTTCTGGCGCATTTCCGAGGGCGTGCCGAACACCAAGATGAAGCCGTGGAAGAGCAAGTTGTCGGAAGAGGATCGCTGGAAGATCTTGGCGTTTGAGCGCTCGTTCGGCTTGTCCGGCAAGGGCTGGGATGCCAATAAGAAGGATTGGGTGCCTGCTGACCAGGTGAAGTAG